One Hyphomicrobium sp. CS1GBMeth3 DNA window includes the following coding sequences:
- a CDS encoding penicillin-binding protein activator, with protein sequence MICRLGAITAVPLLVAACATNFGASEGVTSAFTEQEKPGAVGQPKKPVRIGLLLPLSGYGSHTVTAKGLKQAAELALLDLNNPLVQLIVKDDKGTPQGASQAAQEAIGEGAEIIVGPITGEGAKSAAAVARGSKVPVLSFSNDRNAAGDGVYLMGVLPEQEVERIVAFAAGRGKRRFAALVPDDGYGRVVASPFKEAVARNGGAVAAVTSFPLEANAMLEAVQPLAGEVQQSGDSTTPIDVLLVAAGETALPQLDPILTYAGIRSDRLQLIGTGAWDFPSAGRSPVFVGGWYPGPDPHGWTDFVQRFSRAFGQVPPRLASLSYDAVSIAITLSSAEPGQRFTAAALTRPAGFTGVDGALRFRADGISERSLAVLELQTFGGNVLEPAQPQEAPAERSSFGGMRLPWQ encoded by the coding sequence ATGATCTGCCGTCTCGGCGCGATAACGGCGGTGCCGCTGCTCGTCGCGGCCTGCGCCACGAACTTCGGCGCCTCCGAAGGGGTGACCTCGGCGTTCACCGAGCAAGAAAAGCCGGGCGCCGTTGGCCAGCCGAAGAAGCCGGTTCGTATCGGGCTCCTGCTTCCGCTCTCCGGTTACGGCTCTCACACGGTGACGGCCAAGGGCCTGAAGCAGGCGGCGGAGCTCGCACTCCTCGATCTCAACAATCCGCTTGTGCAGCTCATCGTCAAGGACGACAAGGGCACGCCGCAGGGGGCGAGCCAGGCGGCGCAAGAGGCGATCGGCGAAGGAGCCGAAATCATCGTCGGGCCGATCACAGGCGAGGGTGCGAAATCCGCGGCGGCTGTCGCGCGCGGCTCGAAGGTGCCCGTTCTCAGCTTCTCCAATGACCGCAATGCCGCCGGTGATGGCGTCTATCTCATGGGCGTGCTGCCGGAGCAGGAGGTCGAGCGCATCGTCGCGTTTGCGGCCGGTCGTGGGAAACGGCGCTTCGCGGCTCTGGTGCCGGATGACGGCTACGGTCGTGTGGTGGCTTCCCCATTCAAGGAGGCCGTCGCGCGCAATGGAGGTGCGGTAGCGGCCGTCACTTCTTTCCCACTCGAGGCCAACGCCATGCTTGAGGCCGTGCAGCCGCTTGCGGGCGAAGTGCAGCAGAGTGGGGATTCCACAACGCCGATCGACGTATTGCTGGTGGCGGCGGGTGAGACGGCGTTGCCTCAGCTCGATCCGATCCTCACCTACGCTGGTATTCGCAGCGATCGCCTTCAGCTGATCGGCACCGGCGCGTGGGATTTTCCGAGTGCGGGGCGCAGCCCGGTCTTCGTGGGTGGATGGTATCCCGGTCCTGATCCGCACGGCTGGACGGACTTCGTGCAGCGGTTCTCGCGCGCATTCGGGCAGGTACCGCCGCGACTCGCGAGCCTCTCCTACGATGCAGTCAGCATCGCCATCACGCTGTCGTCGGCGGAGCCGGGGCAGCGGTTCACGGCAGCGGCGCTGACGCGTCCGGCAGGTTTTACCGGCGTCGATGGGGCGCTGCGGTTCCGCGCCGATGGCATTTCAGAGCGGTCGCTAGCGGTACTCGAGCTGCAGACCTTCGGCGGCAACGTGCTCGAGCCGGCGCAGCCGCAGGAGGCACCGGCCGAGCGTTCGTCGTTTGGCGGAATGCGCCTTCCCTGGCAGTAG
- a CDS encoding metallophosphoesterase, producing MTQTNTDGDELARCDRRSDSGPFDIIGDVHGCAGELEALLARLGYHVRWTGTPSAAEVTVVPPRGRRAVFVGDLVDRGPRVPDTLRIVMSMVEAGTAYAVPGNHDVKFQRWLDGKDVKPSHGLDRTIAQFEPEPKAFRIAVRKFLKDLPIYVWLDGGGLAVAHAGIKEDMLGRISGEIRRFCLYGETSGETDKFGLPIRYHWAVEYRGHTSVVYGHTPVPDADWVNNTLCIDTGCCFGGKLTALRWPEREIVSVPAADIYTMPVRPFGHPPPRPGVTA from the coding sequence ATGACCCAGACAAACACTGATGGGGACGAGCTTGCCCGCTGCGACAGGCGGAGCGACAGCGGTCCGTTTGACATCATCGGAGACGTGCACGGGTGCGCAGGCGAGCTTGAAGCGCTCCTTGCGCGCCTCGGCTACCACGTGCGTTGGACCGGTACGCCGAGCGCGGCGGAGGTGACCGTCGTTCCTCCGCGCGGACGGCGAGCGGTGTTCGTCGGCGATCTCGTCGACCGCGGCCCGCGCGTGCCGGACACGCTGCGCATCGTCATGAGCATGGTTGAGGCCGGAACCGCCTACGCGGTGCCCGGAAACCACGACGTGAAGTTCCAGCGCTGGCTTGACGGCAAGGACGTCAAGCCGAGCCATGGCCTCGACCGCACGATCGCGCAGTTCGAGCCGGAGCCGAAGGCGTTCCGCATCGCCGTGCGCAAATTCCTGAAGGACCTCCCGATCTATGTCTGGCTCGACGGCGGCGGGCTCGCCGTAGCCCACGCCGGTATCAAGGAAGACATGCTCGGCCGCATCTCGGGCGAGATACGGCGCTTCTGCCTCTACGGCGAAACCTCGGGAGAGACAGACAAGTTCGGGCTGCCGATCCGGTATCACTGGGCCGTCGAGTACCGGGGCCATACGTCGGTCGTCTATGGTCATACTCCGGTACCGGACGCCGATTGGGTCAACAATACGTTGTGCATCGACACGGGCTGTTGCTTTGGCGGCAAGCTGACAGCGCTTCGCTGGCCGGAGCGTGAGATCGTCTCGGTGCCGGCCGCCGACATCTACACGATGCCTGTGCGCCCGTTCGGCCATCCACCGCCACGGCCCGGCGTCACAGCCTGA
- a CDS encoding VOC family protein gives MTDNFTGSRLISCLGYKDADAALEWLVRAFGFEARAVYRNEAGKVVHAELTFVNGMIMLGPDGGGEFGKMVMTLPERAGGRCTQSIYVIVDNVDSHFARASAAGAETVIAPRGESYGGCSYSVRDPEGHTWSFGSYDPWAHPPIG, from the coding sequence ATGACCGACAATTTCACGGGCAGCCGACTGATCTCTTGCCTCGGCTACAAGGACGCCGACGCCGCCCTGGAGTGGCTCGTTCGTGCATTCGGCTTCGAGGCGCGCGCGGTCTATCGGAACGAAGCCGGTAAGGTCGTGCACGCCGAGCTGACCTTTGTGAACGGCATGATCATGCTCGGGCCAGATGGTGGCGGCGAATTTGGGAAAATGGTCATGACGTTGCCTGAGCGCGCGGGCGGGCGGTGCACGCAGTCGATCTACGTCATCGTCGACAATGTGGATTCGCATTTCGCACGCGCCTCGGCCGCGGGTGCCGAGACCGTGATCGCGCCGCGCGGCGAAAGCTATGGAGGGTGCAGCTATTCCGTGCGCGACCCCGAAGGGCATACCTGGAGCTTCGGCAGCTATGATCCCTGGGCGCACCCCCCGATCGGCTGA
- a CDS encoding SulP family inorganic anion transporter: MDVPAHNPLKPLPPTFRELFTPKLVTLLREGYRARDFTADAFAGLTVAIVALPLAMAIAVASGLSPEKGLYTAIIGGFLISALGGSRFQIGGPAGAFIVLIAAIVERHGYDGLVLATAMAGLMMTAAGFLRLGTYVKYIPLPVTIGFTAGIAVIILASQLKELLGLDMTKEPSALAPKLAAIWDALGTINPAALAVSIGSVAIIVGLRRFRPRWPGMLIAVTGTAAFVAAVGLDVATIGSRFGDVPRTLPLPSLPEFDLAKVRAVFPDALAIALLGAIESLLSAVVADGMSGRKHRSNCELVAQGVANVASVTFGGMCATGTIARTATNVRAGAISPVSGMLHAVYLLLFLLVAAPLAAYVPLASLGGVLVVVAWNMAEKEEFAGLLRASWGDATVLMVTFLLTIFEDLTIAIAVGVTLGAFLFMHRMAENVEVATGSHLVAEDEADATGAERTGYEPAQYGSDVVVYRISGAFFFAATASVHSALDRIGERPRVFILDFSDVPLVDSTAAKSLEGFARKLERAGTHVYFAAARRSVRRTLARAGLRPPLVAYTPSVIEALKMAQVESAPRSAP, encoded by the coding sequence ATGGATGTGCCCGCGCACAATCCCCTGAAACCCCTGCCGCCGACGTTCCGCGAGCTGTTCACGCCAAAGCTCGTCACACTGCTCCGGGAGGGCTACCGCGCCCGCGATTTCACGGCCGACGCCTTTGCCGGCCTGACCGTCGCCATCGTCGCGCTGCCGCTCGCGATGGCCATCGCGGTCGCCTCGGGGCTGTCGCCCGAAAAGGGACTGTACACGGCCATCATCGGCGGCTTCCTGATCTCTGCGCTCGGCGGTAGCCGATTCCAGATCGGGGGACCCGCAGGCGCTTTCATCGTGCTGATCGCCGCCATCGTCGAGCGCCACGGCTACGACGGCCTCGTGCTGGCAACCGCCATGGCCGGGCTGATGATGACGGCGGCCGGATTCCTAAGGCTCGGCACCTACGTCAAATACATCCCCCTCCCGGTTACGATCGGCTTCACGGCGGGCATCGCCGTTATCATTCTGGCCAGCCAGCTCAAGGAGCTTCTCGGCCTCGACATGACCAAGGAGCCGTCCGCGCTGGCGCCGAAGCTCGCCGCAATATGGGACGCGCTTGGCACCATAAACCCAGCGGCTCTCGCGGTTTCAATCGGCTCCGTCGCGATCATCGTAGGCCTGCGGCGCTTCCGTCCGCGGTGGCCCGGCATGCTGATTGCCGTCACCGGAACGGCGGCCTTCGTCGCGGCTGTTGGGCTCGACGTCGCCACCATCGGTTCGCGCTTCGGCGACGTCCCCCGCACGCTGCCGCTGCCATCATTGCCGGAGTTCGATCTGGCCAAGGTCCGCGCCGTGTTCCCGGACGCGCTTGCCATCGCCTTGCTGGGTGCCATCGAAAGCCTGCTCTCGGCCGTCGTCGCCGACGGCATGAGCGGCCGCAAGCACCGATCGAACTGCGAGCTGGTGGCCCAAGGCGTGGCCAACGTCGCCTCAGTCACCTTCGGCGGCATGTGCGCAACCGGCACCATTGCCCGCACCGCGACCAACGTGCGCGCCGGTGCCATCAGTCCCGTTTCGGGGATGCTGCACGCGGTTTATCTGCTGCTCTTCCTGCTCGTGGCCGCGCCGCTCGCAGCCTACGTGCCGCTCGCGAGCCTCGGCGGCGTGCTTGTCGTCGTGGCCTGGAACATGGCGGAGAAGGAAGAGTTCGCGGGTCTGCTACGAGCCTCGTGGGGCGACGCGACCGTGCTCATGGTCACGTTCCTGCTCACGATCTTCGAGGATCTCACCATCGCCATTGCCGTTGGCGTGACTCTCGGCGCCTTCCTCTTCATGCACCGCATGGCCGAGAACGTGGAAGTCGCGACCGGCAGTCATCTCGTTGCCGAGGATGAGGCAGACGCAACCGGCGCCGAGCGCACCGGCTACGAGCCCGCGCAATACGGCAGCGATGTCGTCGTCTACCGCATCTCGGGCGCCTTCTTTTTCGCAGCGACAGCCTCCGTCCACAGCGCCTTGGACCGTATCGGCGAACGTCCGCGCGTATTCATCCTCGATTTTTCGGATGTACCGCTCGTGGACAGTACAGCGGCAAAATCCCTCGAAGGCTTCGCCCGCAAACTAGAGCGTGCCGGGACGCACGTGTATTTCGCCGCGGCACGCCGCTCCGTACGTCGTACGCTCGCGCGTGCCGGCCTGCGCCCGCCCCTCGTCGCTTACACTCCGTCGGTCATAGAGGCACTAAAGATGGCGCAGGTCGAGTCCGCTCCGAGGTCAGCGCCGTAA
- a CDS encoding pyridoxamine 5'-phosphate oxidase family protein, whose product MSRLYGPQHRELQNHFESRAMADRIELIAAKSELDDMARAFIESRDMFFLSSVDHNGRPTVSYKGGDPGFVRALDSRTLAFPSYDGNGMYYSVGNIASNPEIGCLFIDFEKPFRLRLQGRGELVKDGPLMDLFQEAELVVKVTISDVWMNCPRYVHRYRKEAASRYVPRVDAATPLCEWKRIDGLQDILRPHELAAVEKAGTITEEEWMGRVATGDEKA is encoded by the coding sequence ATGAGCCGACTTTATGGCCCCCAGCATCGTGAGTTGCAGAATCACTTCGAAAGCCGCGCGATGGCCGACCGCATCGAGCTGATCGCGGCCAAGTCCGAGCTTGACGACATGGCGCGCGCCTTCATCGAAAGCCGGGACATGTTCTTCCTGTCGTCGGTCGACCACAACGGGCGGCCCACGGTTTCCTACAAAGGCGGCGACCCCGGCTTTGTGCGCGCGCTCGACTCCAGGACGCTCGCCTTTCCGAGCTACGACGGCAACGGCATGTACTATTCCGTCGGCAACATCGCCTCTAATCCCGAGATCGGCTGCCTCTTCATCGATTTCGAAAAACCGTTTCGACTGCGCCTGCAGGGCCGCGGCGAGCTGGTGAAGGATGGCCCCCTGATGGACCTGTTCCAGGAAGCCGAGCTTGTCGTCAAAGTCACCATCTCGGACGTCTGGATGAATTGCCCGCGCTACGTGCACCGCTACCGCAAGGAGGCGGCCTCCCGCTACGTGCCGCGCGTCGACGCCGCAACGCCGCTCTGCGAATGGAAGCGGATCGATGGCCTGCAGGACATTCTGCGCCCGCACGAGCTGGCGGCCGTAGAGAAAGCAGGCACCATTACCGAGGAGGAATGGATGGGCCGCGTTGCGACGGGCGACGAGAAAGCCTGA
- the gshB gene encoding glutathione synthase, whose amino-acid sequence MPLRVAFQMDPIERIDIRGDSTFAILLEAERRGHESFYYTPQNLALDGRDLIAAGHALSVIDKVGDHYRLGRHSRENLADWDVVLLRQDPPFDMAYITTTHLLERIHPRTLVVNNPAHVRNAPEKIFVLDFLDLMPATLVTRSLDDVLAFRRTHKDIILKPLYGNGGASVFRIRPEDTNLGALVELFQTVFREPFMVQEYRPEVREGDKRIILVDGEIAGAINRVPAEGETRSNLHVGGTAAKTELTDREREICTRLGPELKRRGLLFTGIDVIGGYLTEINVTSPTGIRQVKAFGGPDIAALIWDAIEAKVAAKAA is encoded by the coding sequence ATGCCCCTGCGCGTAGCCTTCCAGATGGACCCCATCGAGCGGATCGACATCCGCGGCGACAGCACGTTCGCGATCCTGCTCGAGGCCGAGCGGCGCGGGCACGAGAGCTTCTACTACACACCTCAGAACCTGGCCCTCGACGGCCGCGACCTGATCGCCGCCGGTCACGCACTGAGCGTGATCGACAAGGTCGGCGACCATTATCGCTTGGGCCGCCACAGCCGGGAGAACCTCGCCGACTGGGACGTGGTGCTCTTGCGCCAGGACCCGCCGTTCGACATGGCCTACATCACGACCACACACCTGCTCGAGCGCATCCACCCCAGGACGCTGGTGGTCAACAACCCGGCGCACGTGCGCAACGCCCCCGAAAAAATCTTCGTCCTCGACTTTCTCGACCTGATGCCAGCGACGCTGGTCACGCGATCGCTCGACGACGTGCTGGCCTTCCGCCGCACCCACAAGGACATCATCCTGAAGCCGCTCTACGGCAACGGCGGCGCCAGCGTCTTCCGCATCCGCCCCGAGGACACCAACCTCGGCGCGCTGGTGGAGTTGTTCCAGACCGTCTTCCGCGAGCCCTTCATGGTGCAGGAATACCGCCCAGAGGTGCGCGAAGGCGACAAGCGCATCATCCTCGTCGACGGCGAGATCGCTGGCGCCATCAACCGCGTGCCGGCCGAGGGCGAGACACGCTCCAACCTGCACGTCGGCGGTACCGCCGCGAAGACGGAGCTGACCGACCGCGAGCGCGAGATCTGCACCCGCTTGGGCCCGGAGCTGAAGCGACGCGGCCTGCTGTTCACCGGCATCGACGTCATCGGCGGCTACCTGACCGAGATCAACGTCACCTCGCCGACCGGCATCCGCCAGGTGAAAGCCTTCGGCGGCCCCGACATCGCGGCCCTGATCTGGGATGCCATCGAAGCCAAGGTCGCCGCGAAGGCGGCATAG
- a CDS encoding SRPBCC family protein — MRNWTAGLMLATGALMVGAGTASAASLVSAKKLEINVDETKTEEERRALWAKVGGWCAISEWHPVVEKCEESKEGDDTFRTLTLKDGGKIKEKLVDTGSTSYRYEIIESPLPVKNYEAQFSVTPDDDDLDEINVGWSATYDPADGTDAKEARKVIDGIFKDGIDAIEAKYGNSDDDDDDKK; from the coding sequence ATGAGAAATTGGACTGCTGGCCTGATGCTGGCCACCGGGGCTTTGATGGTAGGAGCCGGGACGGCATCAGCCGCGAGCCTCGTCTCGGCCAAGAAGCTCGAGATCAACGTCGACGAGACAAAGACCGAGGAAGAGCGCCGGGCGCTCTGGGCCAAAGTCGGGGGATGGTGCGCGATCTCGGAATGGCACCCTGTCGTCGAGAAATGCGAGGAGAGCAAGGAGGGTGACGACACCTTCCGAACCCTGACGCTCAAGGACGGCGGCAAGATCAAGGAGAAGCTCGTCGATACCGGCAGCACGAGCTACCGCTACGAGATCATCGAGAGTCCCCTGCCGGTGAAGAATTACGAGGCGCAGTTCTCGGTCACGCCCGATGATGACGACCTCGACGAAATCAACGTCGGCTGGAGCGCCACCTACGATCCGGCCGACGGCACCGACGCCAAGGAAGCCCGCAAGGTCATCGACGGCATCTTCAAGGACGGCATCGACGCCATCGAGGCAAAATACGGCAACTCGGACGACGATGACGACGACAAGAAGTAG
- the rsmI gene encoding 16S rRNA (cytidine(1402)-2'-O)-methyltransferase produces MSKESSETRQPDASAITGRVASEIERQLRLPLAPGLYLVATPIGHLADMTVRAIATLANADVIYCEDTRHSRTLLSHYAIHVPLRPYHEHNADEQRPRILRELADDRAVALISDAGTPLVSDPGFKLVRECCALGHQVTAIPGPSATLTALTVAGLPTDAFFFAGFLPAKEGARRSRLAELAAVPGTLIFFEAPTRAAATLTDLATVLGKREAAVARELTKLHEEVRRGRLPDLADALATEPPKGEIVIVVGPPQPAEVDDTMIEIELAPALEKLSLRDASRVVAETLNVPKARVYDVALALKRRAES; encoded by the coding sequence ATGAGCAAGGAGTCTTCCGAGACCCGACAGCCTGACGCGTCAGCCATCACCGGTCGCGTCGCCTCGGAGATCGAGCGTCAGCTCCGCCTGCCGCTGGCCCCGGGGCTCTACCTCGTCGCAACGCCCATTGGTCATCTGGCCGATATGACAGTGCGCGCCATCGCCACGCTGGCGAACGCCGATGTGATTTACTGCGAGGACACGCGCCACAGCCGCACGCTTCTCTCGCACTACGCGATCCACGTGCCGCTAAGGCCCTATCATGAGCATAACGCCGACGAGCAGCGGCCGCGCATTCTGCGAGAGTTGGCCGACGACCGGGCCGTAGCGCTGATCAGCGACGCGGGCACGCCGCTCGTCTCCGACCCTGGTTTCAAGCTCGTGCGAGAATGTTGCGCGCTCGGTCATCAAGTGACGGCCATCCCTGGTCCCTCGGCCACGCTGACGGCACTGACCGTCGCCGGCTTGCCGACGGACGCCTTTTTTTTCGCGGGCTTCCTGCCGGCCAAGGAAGGCGCGCGAAGGTCTCGCCTTGCGGAACTCGCCGCCGTCCCCGGCACGCTGATTTTTTTCGAAGCCCCGACGCGGGCCGCCGCAACACTGACCGATCTCGCCACCGTGCTCGGAAAACGTGAAGCGGCCGTGGCCCGTGAGCTGACGAAGCTGCACGAGGAGGTCCGCCGCGGTCGTCTCCCCGATCTGGCCGACGCCCTTGCGACCGAGCCGCCGAAAGGCGAGATCGTGATCGTGGTCGGCCCGCCACAGCCCGCCGAGGTCGACGATACGATGATCGAGATTGAACTCGCACCCGCACTCGAAAAACTGAGCCTGCGCGACGCCTCCCGCGTCGTGGCGGAAACGCTGAACGTCCCCAAGGCCCGGGTCTATGACGTGGCCCTCGCCTTGAAGCGTCGCGCCGAGAGCTGA
- a CDS encoding N-acetyltransferase, translating to MPIRPYRETDAEALWRLLEPVIRAGETYALPHDMSREAALQYWTGADRETFVAEMNGEIAGTYYLKANQAGGGAHVANCGYVTGATFAGRGVARAMCLHSLDRARERGFRAMQFNLVVSTNTRAVRLWQSLGFEIVGRLPAAFAHPTLGDVDALVMYRLLRL from the coding sequence ATGCCAATCCGACCTTATCGCGAGACTGACGCCGAAGCGCTGTGGCGTCTCCTCGAGCCTGTGATCCGAGCCGGTGAGACGTATGCGCTGCCGCACGATATGTCCCGGGAGGCCGCGCTTCAGTATTGGACCGGGGCTGATCGCGAGACCTTTGTTGCTGAGATGAATGGGGAGATTGCCGGTACCTATTATCTCAAAGCCAATCAGGCCGGTGGAGGGGCACATGTTGCCAACTGCGGCTATGTGACCGGCGCTACGTTCGCAGGCCGCGGTGTCGCCCGGGCGATGTGCTTGCATTCGCTCGACCGCGCTCGTGAGCGTGGGTTTCGGGCTATGCAGTTCAATCTGGTCGTCAGCACGAACACGCGGGCCGTTCGGCTGTGGCAGAGCCTAGGGTTCGAGATTGTGGGGCGCCTGCCGGCTGCTTTCGCTCATCCGACGCTTGGCGATGTCGATGCGCTGGTGATGTATCGTCTGTTGCGTCTCTGA
- a CDS encoding MFS transporter, producing the protein MNGRASLPEINRVRCFASVRGCYRERIALNRGVSTPFSLLGAIAPVSALLVSVAVLLAGNGLQITLIPVRANLENFIPLEIGLLGTAYFVGFTAGCVHGPILVRRAGHIRAFLAMTSLASAVPILHAMEVDPVLWWVLRAFSGYCFAVLYIVIESWLNAKADNQSRGAVFSVYIMINLTVLTAGQMMIGLAQPSSFALFGLASILVSIAAIPVAFTAASTPTPAEFVRPRLFRLYGISPVGVGGCFAVGLANGSFWTLGPVFAQNLGMDVVNVGLYMSAVVLGGALGQWPLGVISDRMDRRIVMLVAAAIAIAAAVATVLIPAADHTAIMAAGVFFGFGSFPLYPLAVAHANDVAEPHDYVEVSSGLLLIYSVGAAAGPLLPSVWKQYAGMPTLYMFTAGVHIVLIAYVVERMRRRPEIAEDRVVFTDAAIAAQTVTNFDPLSASVSEAEDPPAA; encoded by the coding sequence TTGAACGGCAGGGCCAGCTTACCCGAAATCAATCGGGTACGGTGCTTCGCATCGGTTAGAGGTTGTTATCGGGAACGGATCGCGTTGAATCGGGGGGTATCGACACCCTTTTCGCTCCTAGGCGCTATTGCGCCCGTGTCTGCGCTTCTCGTCAGCGTGGCGGTTTTGCTTGCGGGCAACGGCCTTCAAATCACACTGATCCCGGTCCGGGCAAATCTAGAGAATTTCATTCCTCTCGAAATCGGCCTGCTCGGCACCGCCTATTTCGTCGGCTTCACGGCGGGCTGCGTGCATGGGCCGATACTTGTGCGGCGGGCCGGGCATATCCGAGCTTTTCTCGCAATGACATCGCTCGCGTCGGCGGTGCCGATCTTGCACGCGATGGAGGTCGATCCCGTGCTCTGGTGGGTGTTGCGCGCCTTCTCCGGTTATTGCTTTGCCGTGCTCTACATCGTGATCGAAAGCTGGCTCAACGCGAAGGCGGACAATCAATCAAGGGGCGCCGTATTTTCCGTTTATATCATGATCAATCTGACGGTGCTCACGGCCGGCCAGATGATGATCGGGCTTGCACAGCCGAGTTCCTTTGCCTTGTTCGGGCTGGCGTCAATTCTCGTGTCTATCGCTGCGATTCCCGTTGCGTTCACTGCGGCGTCGACGCCTACGCCCGCTGAGTTCGTTCGACCACGGCTCTTTCGGCTTTACGGTATCTCGCCGGTCGGGGTCGGAGGGTGCTTCGCCGTCGGCCTTGCAAACGGGTCTTTCTGGACACTCGGTCCGGTTTTCGCCCAGAACCTCGGCATGGATGTCGTGAATGTCGGACTTTATATGAGTGCTGTCGTTCTCGGCGGGGCGCTCGGGCAGTGGCCGCTTGGGGTGATCTCCGATCGCATGGATCGACGCATCGTCATGCTCGTTGCTGCTGCCATTGCAATCGCGGCGGCGGTTGCAACCGTGCTCATTCCCGCAGCTGACCATACTGCAATCATGGCTGCGGGCGTATTCTTCGGTTTCGGCTCGTTTCCGCTCTATCCGCTGGCGGTCGCCCACGCCAACGACGTCGCGGAGCCGCACGACTATGTCGAGGTGTCGAGCGGGCTGCTCTTGATCTACAGTGTGGGCGCGGCGGCGGGGCCGTTGCTCCCGTCCGTCTGGAAGCAATACGCTGGTATGCCCACGCTGTACATGTTCACGGCTGGGGTCCACATCGTCCTTATTGCCTACGTCGTGGAGCGTATGCGCCGCCGCCCCGAAATTGCAGAGGACCGCGTGGTCTTCACCGATGCCGCCATTGCCGCGCAAACCGTGACGAATTTCGACCCACTGAGCGCCTCAGTGAGTGAGGCCGAGGATCCGCCCGCCGCGTGA
- a CDS encoding YraN family protein: protein MPKRPTSPSDWEAERRARNRDGRRAEWIAAVALSLRGYRILARRAKTPLGEIDLIAVRGRRLAFVEVKRRATREAAEAAINPTQRARIRRAADLWLARNPRYQAHELGFDILFLIGRRWPQYLPNAL from the coding sequence ATGCCAAAGCGCCCGACCTCACCGAGCGACTGGGAGGCGGAGCGTCGTGCCCGTAACCGCGACGGCAGACGCGCGGAATGGATCGCCGCCGTCGCGCTCTCACTGCGCGGCTACCGCATTCTGGCACGGCGCGCCAAGACCCCGCTTGGCGAGATCGATCTTATTGCCGTGCGGGGCCGACGCCTGGCGTTCGTGGAAGTCAAGCGCCGTGCAACGCGCGAGGCGGCGGAGGCCGCAATTAACCCAACCCAACGCGCCCGCATTCGCCGCGCCGCCGATCTCTGGCTCGCCCGTAATCCGCGCTATCAGGCCCACGAATTGGGCTTCGACATCCTGTTCCTGATCGGGCGCCGCTGGCCGCAATACCTCCCCAACGCCCTCTAG